One window of Aphelocoma coerulescens isolate FSJ_1873_10779 chromosome 17, UR_Acoe_1.0, whole genome shotgun sequence genomic DNA carries:
- the TRUB2 gene encoding pseudouridylate synthase TRUB2, mitochondrial: protein MAAAAAELAGLFAVYKPAGVAWGRVRDAVETRLLRELNAAPGRSPRQRVRFLPAPARGGGGAVELVAARVPVLADHPLVRGPRFRKLKIGAGHRLDVKASGVFVLGIGHGNKLLTELYNCHLTKVYTVGGLFGKATDDFSDTGNLVEKTTFDHITREKLERILAVIQGTNQKALLMYSNIDMKTQEAYELAVKGLIRPMGKSPPIITAVRCLWFALPEFQLEIHCLHETQQYLRKMVHEIGLELKSSAVCTQVRRIRDGVFTVDDALPRTRWNLQSIQEAIWNCQLKVETELEKTLGHGENSPLHQLDGDTAEHALQECP from the exons atggcggcggcggcggccgagcTGGCGGGGCTCTTCGCCGTGTACAAGCCGGCGGGGGTGGCTTGGGGCCGCGTTCGGGACGCGGTGGAGACGCGGCTGCTGCGCG AGCTGAACGCGGCGCCGGGACGCTCCCCACGGCAGCGAGTCCGCTTCCtaccggccccggcccggggcggcggcggggccgtggaGCTGGTGGCTGCCAGGGTGCCGGTGCTGGCTGACCACCCTCTCG TCCGAGGCCCGCGGTTCAGGAAGCTGAAGATCGGAGCAGGTCACCGGCTGGACGTGAAGGCCTCGGGAGTCTTTG TGCTTGGTATCGGCCATGGGAACAAGCTGCTCACTGAGCTGTACAACTGCCACCTGACCAAG GTTTATACTGTTGGTGGGCTCTTTGGTAAAGCCACTGATGACTTCTCAGACACAGGGAATTTAGTAGAGAAGACAACATTTG ATCATATCACAAGAGAGAAGCTAGAGCGGATTCTCGCTGTCATTCAAGGGACAAATCAAAAGGCCCTGTTGAT gtaTTCTAACATTGATATGAAAACACAAGAGGCATATGAGCTGGCTGTCAAAGGATTGATTCGCCCCATGGGAAAAAGCCCCCCAATAATCACAGCGGTCCGATGCCTCTGGTTTGCACTTCCAGAATTCCAGCTAG AAATCCATTGCTTGCATGAGACTCAGCAGTACCTCCGGAAGATGGTTCACGAGATTGGTCTGGAGCTGAAATCATCTGCTGTGTGCACACAAGTGCGGAGAATACGCGACGGGGTTTTCACGGTGGATGATGCTCTCCCAAGAACCCGGTGGAACCTGCAGAGCATCCAGGAGGCAATTTGGAACTGTCAGCTCAAAGTGGAAACAGAGCTGGAGAAAACACTGGGACATGGGGAGAACAGTCCTCTTCATCAGCTGGATGGGGACACAGCTGAGCATGCTCTGCAGGAGTGTCCATGA